One genomic window of Mucilaginibacter sp. SJ includes the following:
- a CDS encoding gliding motility-associated C-terminal domain-containing protein produces MAQTIVPEHIINLNLLLKRAALLFSVILLTFVKGYGQQFYAATQEGILQQVTITPNGPVSKNVNGCGSGYFSIALWGNKIYYTQIFGGLSVADITGGNTPQVINCQYLGPVPSINSMTADKNGILYMASGNSLYKLDPKNPVLVNLGIMPYGASGDLVFYNDKLYMASYNGIVKVSLDDLSQSKLVIPITNRVIYGLTSVASRGAVTVYAIDEQGGRSELIELDLNNMLIKGTAGSLPYSVYDAGSTVESGEIPVIKLQSINVTRECNVVNKGRTEIICAPHGNPYTYKLNTGESNTTGIFFNLPPGNYQVTITSNGGEEPKKAPFTVPDFSQQDPVVTFNKTDPVCDIAGSIKLETNADKALYRVKYNNAVYPIDHVFADLVPGVYHFSIITPNGCLLYEKDCTLVQEVCPPIVVNDIVIKPECDFYGETSVTVLTADHPDNYTYSVNGISNTTGVFNRMLPGTYQLVITSSGGSQVEKQITIPDFTLTKPYVSYTTKNAICTLAGQVKFNTYVEGVAIGAIKHGSQSYTPDETIRGLSAGTNHFVLLDKQGCIITELDIMITQDSCEPVTFFNTFTPNGDGVNDLFRPNQSSNPIAYKLTVFNRLGQRLFESESIYDGWNGNYNGKPVPTGVYYWLCNYTMGDGQVEVQKGHVTLLR; encoded by the coding sequence TTGGCTCAAACTATTGTGCCTGAACATATCATTAACTTAAACCTTTTACTAAAAAGAGCTGCATTGCTGTTTAGTGTTATACTTTTAACTTTTGTTAAAGGGTATGGACAGCAGTTTTATGCCGCTACCCAAGAGGGAATTTTACAACAGGTAACCATTACACCTAATGGGCCGGTTTCAAAAAATGTTAACGGTTGCGGGTCGGGTTATTTTTCGATTGCGCTTTGGGGGAATAAGATCTATTATACCCAAATTTTTGGTGGTTTGAGTGTAGCTGATATAACCGGAGGTAATACACCCCAGGTAATTAATTGTCAGTATTTGGGGCCAGTGCCCTCCATAAATTCTATGACAGCTGATAAAAATGGGATTCTGTACATGGCCAGTGGGAACTCGCTGTACAAACTCGATCCTAAAAATCCTGTGCTTGTTAATCTGGGAATTATGCCCTACGGGGCTTCGGGCGATCTTGTGTTCTATAACGATAAGCTATATATGGCAAGCTATAATGGCATTGTCAAAGTCTCCCTTGATGATCTGTCTCAAAGTAAATTAGTTATACCTATTACAAACCGGGTTATATATGGTTTAACATCGGTAGCTTCCAGGGGGGCTGTAACGGTATATGCTATCGACGAACAAGGCGGGAGGTCGGAGCTTATAGAGCTCGACCTGAACAATATGCTGATAAAAGGTACGGCCGGTTCGCTGCCTTATTCTGTTTATGATGCCGGCAGTACTGTTGAATCAGGTGAAATACCGGTAATTAAGCTTCAAAGCATTAATGTGACCCGGGAGTGCAATGTGGTGAACAAAGGGCGGACCGAAATTATTTGCGCCCCGCACGGAAATCCATATACCTACAAGCTTAATACCGGAGAAAGTAATACAACGGGCATTTTTTTCAACTTGCCTCCCGGTAATTACCAGGTTACTATTACATCAAATGGTGGTGAAGAACCTAAAAAAGCTCCATTCACTGTTCCTGATTTTTCACAACAAGACCCTGTTGTTACTTTCAATAAAACGGATCCGGTTTGTGATATCGCGGGTTCGATTAAATTGGAAACAAACGCCGATAAAGCGTTATACCGGGTAAAATATAACAATGCGGTTTACCCCATTGACCATGTTTTCGCAGATTTAGTCCCGGGTGTTTATCACTTTTCAATTATAACACCAAATGGCTGTTTGCTTTACGAAAAAGATTGTACCCTTGTACAGGAGGTATGCCCGCCAATTGTTGTAAATGACATTGTCATCAAACCTGAATGCGATTTTTACGGCGAAACAAGTGTCACCGTGCTCACAGCAGATCATCCGGATAATTATACATATAGCGTAAACGGTATAAGCAACACTACCGGCGTTTTTAACAGGATGCTACCGGGTACCTATCAATTAGTAATCACTTCATCTGGCGGATCCCAGGTTGAAAAACAAATTACCATACCCGATTTTACTTTGACCAAGCCCTATGTATCATATACCACTAAAAACGCGATTTGTACATTAGCAGGGCAGGTAAAGTTTAACACCTATGTAGAAGGGGTAGCTATCGGCGCTATTAAGCATGGTAGCCAAAGTTATACACCCGATGAAACAATAAGAGGCCTCAGCGCCGGTACCAACCACTTTGTCCTGCTGGATAAGCAGGGTTGCATCATTACGGAATTGGATATTATGATAACGCAGGATTCATGTGAGCCGGTTACCTTTTTTAATACTTTTACACCCAACGGCGATGGCGTAAACGACTTATTCAGGCCTAATCAAAGCAGTAATCCCATAGCGTATAAGCTCACGGTTTTTAACCGCCTGGGCCAGCGGCTATTTGAGTCGGAAAGTATATATGATGGTTGGAATGGCAATTATAACGGGAAACCTGTGCCTACAGGTGTTTACTACTGGTTGTGTAACTATACCATGGGCGATGGACAGGTTGAGGTTCAAAAAGGGCATGTAACCTTGTTAAGGTAG
- a CDS encoding M16 family metallopeptidase, with the protein MNRNFIKIFALGVAAVFSAGIANAQVRLPEGYFLKTLPNGLDVLVIENSKVPLTTIEIAVKNGAYTEGPEFSGLSHLFEHMFFKANKDYPTQEKFLKRTQELGAIWNGTTNTERVNYYFTFDRDSLKAGLKFMNAAIRFPIYREEDMKKERPVVDGEFQRAESDPGFQLWYGMQQKLWGDLITRKNPIGVHEVINTATPEKMMIIKDKYYFPNNSLLTICGDVKHDNAFALAESIFGDWANSGFDPQTKFPIPAFKPLAKPEYFVKETTIAQTPYMEFTWQGPSYPTDSASTVAADVFSTIVGLNSSKLQQALVDKGLASGVYVNYTTSRYVGPIDIFVVPNPNKLKECYTELMNQVSMWNKDDYFTDEQMATAKAILHRNDIHAKEKPSSLPSQISYQWCSTSFNFYTDLDANYQKVTRADIKKYLDTYVIGKPYAAGIIIAPELNKTVNAASFFAAK; encoded by the coding sequence ATGAACCGAAATTTTATCAAAATTTTTGCATTAGGCGTGGCCGCGGTTTTTAGCGCCGGCATTGCTAATGCCCAGGTGAGGTTGCCGGAAGGCTACTTCCTTAAAACATTGCCAAACGGCCTGGATGTGCTGGTGATTGAAAACAGCAAAGTACCTTTAACTACCATTGAAATAGCTGTAAAAAACGGTGCTTACACGGAGGGGCCGGAGTTTAGCGGTTTGTCGCACCTTTTTGAGCATATGTTTTTTAAAGCCAATAAAGATTATCCAACCCAGGAGAAGTTTTTAAAACGTACGCAGGAGCTTGGCGCCATCTGGAACGGTACCACCAATACTGAGCGCGTAAATTACTACTTCACTTTTGACAGGGACAGTCTTAAAGCAGGTTTAAAGTTCATGAACGCGGCTATCCGTTTCCCAATTTACCGCGAGGAGGATATGAAAAAGGAACGCCCGGTGGTTGACGGTGAATTTCAGCGAGCCGAAAGCGATCCTGGTTTCCAGCTTTGGTATGGTATGCAGCAAAAGCTTTGGGGCGACCTCATCACCCGCAAAAATCCTATTGGTGTCCACGAAGTGATCAATACGGCTACGCCCGAAAAAATGATGATCATTAAGGATAAATATTATTTTCCTAACAATAGCTTGCTGACTATTTGCGGCGATGTTAAGCATGATAACGCTTTTGCCCTTGCCGAAAGCATTTTTGGCGACTGGGCCAACAGCGGTTTCGATCCTCAAACCAAATTCCCTATCCCAGCATTTAAGCCTTTAGCTAAACCTGAGTACTTTGTTAAGGAAACAACCATTGCCCAAACACCTTATATGGAGTTTACCTGGCAAGGGCCTTCATATCCAACGGATTCAGCTTCAACTGTTGCTGCCGATGTGTTTTCGACCATTGTAGGCTTAAACTCATCAAAATTGCAGCAGGCATTGGTTGATAAAGGTTTGGCCAGCGGTGTTTACGTAAATTATACTACCAGCCGTTATGTGGGCCCTATCGATATTTTCGTGGTGCCTAACCCTAACAAGCTTAAAGAATGCTATACCGAGTTAATGAACCAGGTAAGCATGTGGAATAAGGACGACTATTTTACCGACGAACAAATGGCCACTGCTAAAGCTATCCTGCACCGGAACGATATTCATGCCAAGGAAAAGCCTTCGTCGCTACCAAGTCAGATCAGCTACCAATGGTGCAGCACCTCGTTTAATTTTTATACCGACCTGGATGCCAACTATCAGAAAGTTACCCGTGCCGATATTAAAAAGTACCTGGATACTTACGTAATTGGCAAGCCATATGCTGCCGGTATAATCATAGCGCCCGAGTTAAATAAAACAGTAAACGCGGCTTCATTTTTTGCAGCTAAGTAA
- a CDS encoding AI-2E family transporter: protein MPAVKEYPFYLKSTVILFGLILLVYVFAQLADVMIPLAFAAFIAILLNPVSNWLQEHKVPKILAICLAMLLGAVLLAGLFYFLSTQIIQFGDSLPTLKKKFGEMFITFKDWVATTFNYSVQKQDKLIKDAMDNSQALVGRTLGNVLSTFGLIFVVPVYVFLVLFYKTLLLNFIYEVFSEENSKQVADVLKETKSAIQSYIQGLLIEMVIVAVMNSLALILLGVKYGILIGVIGAILNLLPYLGGIIAISLPVLMATVTKDGYTTQLGVIIAYLVIQFIDNNILVPRIVSSKVQINALISIVVVLLGNLLWGLSGMFLSIPFVAVLKIIFDRIDTLKPWGKLLGDTVPTRPKGADWTKTRKKAVLPEK, encoded by the coding sequence ATGCCTGCTGTTAAAGAATACCCCTTTTACCTTAAAAGTACTGTTATACTTTTTGGATTGATATTATTGGTTTATGTGTTTGCCCAACTGGCAGATGTGATGATCCCGCTTGCCTTTGCGGCTTTTATTGCCATTTTGCTTAACCCTGTTAGCAACTGGCTGCAGGAACATAAAGTGCCCAAAATTTTGGCTATATGCCTGGCTATGCTGCTTGGCGCTGTTTTACTGGCAGGGTTGTTCTATTTTCTTTCTACCCAGATCATCCAGTTTGGAGATTCGCTGCCCACGCTTAAAAAGAAGTTTGGTGAAATGTTCATCACTTTTAAAGACTGGGTAGCTACCACTTTTAACTACTCTGTTCAAAAGCAGGATAAGCTTATCAAAGACGCTATGGATAACAGCCAGGCGCTGGTAGGCCGCACACTCGGCAATGTGTTAAGCACGTTTGGGTTGATATTTGTGGTACCCGTATATGTTTTCCTGGTATTGTTTTACAAAACCCTGCTCCTGAATTTTATTTACGAAGTATTTTCTGAAGAAAACTCCAAACAGGTTGCCGATGTTTTGAAAGAAACCAAATCGGCCATCCAAAGCTATATCCAGGGTTTATTGATTGAGATGGTGATAGTTGCAGTCATGAATTCGCTGGCCCTGATATTACTGGGTGTTAAGTATGGCATCCTGATAGGGGTAATAGGCGCTATCCTTAACCTGCTACCTTACCTGGGTGGTATTATAGCCATCTCCCTTCCCGTGCTGATGGCAACGGTTACCAAAGATGGTTACACAACGCAGTTAGGAGTGATCATAGCTTATCTTGTTATCCAGTTTATTGATAATAATATCCTGGTACCGCGCATTGTATCATCAAAAGTGCAGATCAACGCGCTTATCTCCATTGTGGTTGTGTTGTTAGGCAATTTACTTTGGGGCTTATCGGGCATGTTCCTTTCCATTCCATTTGTAGCAGTCCTCAAAATCATCTTCGACAGGATTGACACCCTCAAACCCTGGGGCAAGCTCCTGGGCGACACCGTACCCACCAGGCCGAAAGGGGCGGACTGGACTAAAACCAGGAAAAAAGCGGTGCTGCCGGAGAAGTAG
- a CDS encoding M16 family metallopeptidase — MMKKYIIALLVAAAIGNTAKAQKQAYETTVDGVKVIVQPSGNDIVEVQTIIKGGVQNYPATKAGIESLAMSALTECGTLKHDKNSFKDELDKVSATVYGSSNKNYSVIRMNCIKGDFDIVWPLYVEAITQPKFDEKEFARIKQDAINNIKQEDSQPDNAIDKYADKVAFAGTNYAKDPSGTVAIVTALTPAETKAYYQSILTKSRMVIVVVADLDQAAIEAKVKGMLSGIKQGPAFAFKKSTFRADKNSINVEKRDLATNYVEGIASGPAAGTPDFNAFNVAMRIFSNMHFLEVRTNNGLSYAPQAWFSAGQTSTAKFSVSTTEPDKYIAVFDKLVDKIKREGFKPEDVADMKVTYLTGFYYKNETNSAQASSIAANEVLHDNWKRSLTLVDDVKKLTPDDVSNAFRKYINNIVWVYQGDPKKVNQLLYINGTLHNGDNPVMH; from the coding sequence ATGATGAAAAAATATATAATTGCCCTGCTGGTAGCAGCGGCTATAGGGAATACAGCTAAGGCGCAAAAACAGGCCTATGAAACCACGGTAGATGGCGTAAAGGTTATTGTACAGCCAAGCGGCAACGATATTGTGGAAGTGCAAACCATCATAAAAGGCGGTGTGCAAAACTATCCGGCTACCAAAGCGGGTATCGAGTCGCTGGCAATGAGCGCCCTTACCGAATGTGGTACTTTAAAGCATGATAAAAATAGCTTTAAAGACGAACTGGATAAAGTAAGCGCCACCGTTTACGGCAGCAGCAACAAAAACTATTCGGTAATACGGATGAATTGTATTAAAGGCGACTTTGATATTGTTTGGCCGTTGTATGTTGAGGCAATAACCCAGCCCAAATTTGATGAAAAGGAATTTGCCCGCATTAAGCAGGATGCTATCAATAACATTAAACAGGAAGATTCACAGCCCGATAATGCCATTGATAAATATGCCGATAAAGTAGCTTTTGCCGGGACCAACTACGCTAAAGACCCGAGTGGAACCGTAGCTATTGTTACAGCCTTAACCCCTGCCGAAACAAAAGCTTATTATCAGTCCATACTGACCAAATCTCGCATGGTAATTGTTGTGGTTGCGGATCTTGACCAGGCTGCTATTGAAGCTAAAGTAAAGGGTATGCTGAGCGGTATTAAACAAGGCCCGGCTTTCGCGTTTAAAAAATCGACTTTCAGAGCCGACAAAAACAGCATAAATGTTGAAAAACGTGATTTGGCTACCAATTATGTGGAAGGTATCGCCAGTGGTCCTGCCGCCGGTACGCCCGATTTTAACGCTTTTAATGTAGCCATGCGCATCTTCTCTAACATGCACTTTTTAGAGGTTCGTACCAATAACGGTTTGTCATATGCCCCACAGGCCTGGTTTAGCGCGGGTCAAACCTCAACTGCCAAGTTCTCTGTTTCAACAACCGAGCCTGATAAATACATAGCTGTGTTTGATAAGCTGGTTGATAAAATTAAACGCGAAGGTTTTAAACCCGAAGATGTAGCCGATATGAAGGTTACTTACCTTACCGGTTTCTACTATAAAAACGAAACCAACAGCGCCCAGGCATCATCAATAGCAGCAAATGAAGTATTGCATGATAACTGGAAACGTTCATTAACCCTGGTTGATGATGTAAAGAAACTCACTCCCGATGATGTGAGCAACGCATTCCGTAAGTATATCAACAATATTGTATGGGTATACCAGGGCGATCCTAAAAAAGTAAACCAATTGCTGTACATTAACGGTACACTGCATAATGGAGATAATCCGGTGATGCACTAA